In the genome of Bacteroidota bacterium, the window CCATTGCCCCAGCAGAGAGAATGCAGATGTACATATCTTGCGAACCAAAAAACACTTGCCCGAATCAGGACATGTAGGGATATTGTGTATCACAGACAAACAATTCGGAGATATTGAAATTTATTACGGTAAAAAACCATCTGACAACCAACACAAAATAGTGCAGCAATTACAGATGTTTTAATGTAACTAACAAAAAAAGGGGATTGTGCTTTGCACAATCCCCTTAAAAAAATCATTTTTTTCATCGCATCAAAACTACCAATAACCCATACCTACCAAGGCTTTAAGCCATGTTCTGTTGTTTATGATGATGTCAAAGATACGAATTGAAAGCAAATCACAACTATCAATTCTGTGATTAACATTTTACCAAAGTTGTTTATGATGATGTCAAAGATACGAATTGAAAGCAAATCACAACCTACTTCCATAGGGGGACGTGGGGTTGGAAGTTGTTTATGATGATGTCAAAGATACGAATTGAAAGCAAATCACAACAAATAAAACTAATGGAAAGAGAAGAAAAAGGTTGTTTATGATGATGTCAAAGATACGAATTGAAAGCAAATCACAACAATAGTAATTGTTTTCATCTTGGTTGATAGGTTGTTTATGATGATGTCAAAGATACGAATTGAAAGCAAATCACAACTAGTTACATTGTTAGTTCTATTACTTCAGGTTGTTTATGATGATGTCAAAGATACGAATTGAAAGCAAATCACAACTCTCGGAAGGCTTTATCCGTTTTATTATCAGTTGTTTATGATGATGTCAAAGATACGAATTGAAAGCAAATCACAACAAACAAACAATAATATGTCAAACGAAGAACGTTGTTTATGATGATGTCAAAGATACGAATTGAAAGCAAATCACAACGCCCACGATGCAGATGCGCAATACAACGAGGTTGTTTATGATGATGTCAAAGATACGAATTGAAAGCAAATCACAACCATAGCACGCGAGCAAAGTAATCTTAAATGTTGTTTATGATGATGTCAAAGATACGAATTGAAAGCAAATCACAACAGAATTTTAGGAGAAAGAAATTCCATTTGCGTTGTTTATGATGATGTCAAAGATACGAATTGAAAGCAAATCACAACTCCTACAGAAAAAGGGTTATTTAGTATTGGGTTGTTTATGATGATGTCAAAGATACGAATTGAAAGCAAATCACAACAAGAAGTCGCCCACAGCAGCGTAGGTTTCGGTTGTTTATGATGATGTCAAAGATACGAATTGAAAGCAAATCACAACACATTTGCCAACGGTCAAATATTCAGGCTTGTTGTTTATGATGATGTCAAAGATACGAATTGAAAGCAAATCACAACAGCGGCTCTATCGGAGCAACCTACGAGAGTGTTGTTTATGATGATGTCAAAGATACGAATTGAAAGCAAATCACAACGGGATATGTGCATTTGCCAGTGCCATAAAAGTTGTTTATGATGATGTCAAAGATACGAATTGAAAGCAAATCACAACTTGTGCTTGCAAGTCTCTATATTTCTGCAGTTGTTTATGATGATGTCAAAGATACGAATTGAAAGCAAATCACAACTGAGTTACTGTAAAAGATTTACCTAGTCCGGTTGTTTATGATGATGTCAAAGATACGAATTGAAAGCAAATCACAACACACCCTCAAGAATGTTAAAAAGATGATAAGTTGTTTATGATGATGTCAAAGATACGAATTGAAAGCAAATCACAACAACTACCAAAATGATATTAAAGTTGCTCATGTTGTTTATGATGATGTCAAAGATACGAATTGAAAGCAAATCACAACTGAAGCGAAATTAGAGACTTACGCAACCGGGTTGTTTATGATGATGTCAAAGATACGAATTGAAAGCAAATCACAACATATTGTGAAAATGACAGTAATTGTCATGTGTTGTTTATGATGATGTCAAAGATACGAATTGAAAGCAAATCACAACTTGAAACGTTCAGTTTCACTATATTTGTACGTTGTTTATGATGATGTCAAAGATACGAATTGAAAGCAAATCACAACCAGATTCTGATATTTTAGAATTTCTAAGTGTTGTTTATGATGATGTCAAAGATACGAATTGAAAGCAAATCACAACGATAAACTCTTTTGAGTAAGACCTCCCAAAGTTGTTTATGATGATGTCAAAGATACGAATTGAAAGCAAATCACAACGCAGGGCAAGGTCTTTTATACTCTTGCCCAAAGCTGCATTGTACTGAGCATAACGCTCTGTGCTGCCGCTCACGGTTTTGAGCCGCACGTCCAACGCCTCCATTTTGGCATGAGCCTGTGTACTCTCCTCCACTAATCCCCACACTTTTTGCGCAGCAAACACTCCCGCCATGGTTACCCCCAACTTCTGAATCATGCCGTCCATCTTGCTTGTTTGCTTTTGGGCGTTTGTCAAGTTCTTGCCAAACGTTCCGTCCATCAGGTTTATCACATATTCAAGGCTCATCTTGCTCATATTCTTATTTTTTTTGTTTGGTTGTTAATTTTTGTTGTATCTTTGCAGTATTCCAAAGCGGCTAAACTATGTACAAACATGGTTCAGCAAGCAATGGAGAAAGGCTCACTCTGTGAGCCTTTCTATTTTACCCCCTATTTTCCTTAATATATATCTCGCACTTTTGTGTACAATGATAACTCTTTCAGGTCTATCGTCTTTCCAGCGCATTATTAGCTGATTATTGATTGCTTTCCAGTCCAAATCGTTCACCTCCATAATGACTATGTGAGCCATTTGTTTTTCAATCGCATCGTCAAAGTGATTTTTAAAAAAACGTACAACTTTTGTTCCTTCTTGCTTTTTTAGTTCCCAAATTCTCCCTCTTAATATAGCATCAGGATTGTTAAAGTTCGAGAGTGTTTGTCCCAAATGTGTTTTTAATTCAGGTAGCATATAGGCAGTTTCGCCTTTCCTTATAAAAGGAGACAGTTGTGAAATCTCTCGTTTATATGTGTTCTCGTTGCTAAATACGTGTCGCATGATTATTCCGCCACTTTTGATGTTGTATTCCTCCCACCCATGTTGTAACTTCGGCAACATCTCGCACATGGCTTTGTTCATGGATTTAAACAGTTTTTCATCACTAAACTTCACAGGTGTTAGCCCCATTTCCTCATTTTTTGCTTGATTCATAAAGGGCATATTGTCCGTAAAAATCTGCTTCTTTTTCAAGTAATCCCGCTCAAATGCCGGCTTGGTCTTGAAGTCATTTGGTGCAACTATTGTGCTGCCTGCAGGCGGCTCAAATTCTTGGGTCAGAAAACAGCGACAGTTATAGTCAAGAGGCGGGGTGTACTTCATCCTGTTGGGGTCATCCACACGAAATGTAAATCCATTCAGAGCCGCAGTTGTTTATGATGATGTCAAAGATACGAACCTAACTCCGAGACAGTGGGTTTGGGTTAGAAGCAAATATTTCCAAAATTGGTTTGGTCGTTGTCTCAAATTAAGTGAACAAGAGCAAATAAAATCATTAAATTTACAAACTTTACAAAACATATATTATGGCTACAAAAACGGAAACAGAAAATCAGAAAGACTCTCCGAAAAAGAACAACAAGGACTTGTCGAAGGCAGACAATCACTCGTTGAAGCAAGCAAAATACTTGGAGCAGATAGAGGACTTCAAGCAGGACGGAGAGTGGCTTCGGAACGTCCAATCAAAGACATACAACAAGAAACCTTAGAAGAATACGCGAAAAAAAAGACGTATGGAGAATCTGTTGCAATCGTAGAGCAGAATAGAGTTAGACCCTATAAAAATAGTCCTTTAACATTTGAAGAAGTTAAAAAGGATATACAAGATAAAGGGTATGAGGCTGTAAATCAAAGCAAATCACAACCGCTTGTTTTGTGGCATAGAGTTGTTTTATTGTGTTATGCTTGCAGTATAGTATTATTGTGCCAACAAAAATGAATACGGAAAACAAAAAAACTTTCTTTACAACCATTAAGTCTATGAACAAAAACTTCTGGGTTGCCAGCATGATGGAACTTATGGAGCGCTGGGCTTGGTATGGAATTTTCACCCTCTTCGGATTGTATTTGGTTGGCTCTACGGACGAAGGAGCTTTGGGTTTAAACCACATCGAAAAAGGAAAAATAATGGGCGACATTACAGCCATTCTCTACCTTTTACCGGTGTTTTTTGGGGTAATTGCAGACAGAATCGGTTATAAACTCTCTCTTACAATTGCCTATATCATTATGATTGCAGGGTATTATCTCATGGGAGAAGTCAACACATTTTGGATGATGTATATGGCATTCCTTTTTGTGGCATTAGGAGCCGCTTTTTTCAAACCCGTTGCTTCTGCCATCGTTGCAAGAAACACTGATGATTCTACAGGAACACTCGGTTTTGGCATTTTTTATATGATGGTAAATGTAGGCGGTTTTGTGGGACCTGTCATGTCTTCAACACTTCGCACAGAATTCGGATGGAAAATCATTTTTCTGCAAGCGGCTTGTGTCATCACACTCAACTTGCTCATCCTTCTTCTGTTCTATAAAGAAAAGAAAGAAGTGAACGAGAAACCTAAAGAATCATTGGGTGCTGCTCTTTTAGGCTCTCTATCCAATATCATCAGCGCACTCAAAGATGTTCGTTTGAGTCTATTGTTGCTTTTGATGGTTTGTTTTTGGACAATGTTCAACCAACTGTTTTACACACTACCCAATTTTATTGAAGATTGGGTAGATTCAAGGGTTTTGAGCGATTGGATTAATAATAACATTCCTTTTTTAGGCACTGCAATGACACAGAATGGTTTGATAAAAGCCGAATGGTTCACACAGATAGATTCCTTTATGATTATCTGTTTGCAAGTGATTGTATCCTATTTTGTTACCAAAATGAAGCATATTAGTGCGGTCATTCGCGGTGCGGTTATTGCCACTATTGGCGTTGGTTTAACTTTTTACACAAACAATCCCTATTACACCATTATTGGCACAGCGATTTTTGCTATCGGAGAAATGATGTCCAGCCCTACTGTCTCATCGTTTATTGCGCTTATTACACCCAAAGGCAAAGAGGGTTTGTATCAAGGAACATACTTTTTGCCGGTTGCGTTGGGAAACTACTTTTCGGGGCTTATTGCAGGTGATTTATATCAAGCATGGTCTGACAAACTCAGTTTACTCAAAAAAGAAATGTTACACCGCGGAATTGATATGCCCGAAGTTGTATCAAACAATGAGTTTATTGAAAAGGGCGCGCATGCACTTCAAATGTCTATTACTGATTTTGAAAATAAATTTCATCTCAAGGCGCAAGATGTGGACTGGGCAACCTCTATTCAATCTTTTAAGAACTATGCAATAAACAAAGGCATTGACATCAGCTCAGTACATACTCCTTTCTCAAAAAACGATTATTTTGCTTTGGCAGAACAAAAACTCAATATGCAACATTGGGACATGGCTGAAATGTTATGGAACAATTATAATCCAAACAAAATTTGGTGGGTAGTCGTTGGAATTGGAATCTTTTCTGTGTTAACGCTAAGCTGGTATAACAAACGCATTATTAAACGCGCAGTAAAACAAGAATCCCTCTAAACTAAAAATAATTTATTTCAATCCATTTGTTCCAAAGCATAGCTTAATGCAAATGTGATTTTGCATTAATTTTGCAGTCCTAATAGAATTTATGGCATCAGGGATATTTGCTCTTTTAGACGATATTGGAGCATTAATGGATGATGTGGCAACATCCGCTAAAATAGCCACACAAAAAACTGCCGGAATCTTAGGAGATGATCTTGCGGTCAATGCAGAGAAATCAACCGGATTTGTTTCATCAAGAGAGTTGCCGGTTCTTTGGGAGATTACAAAAGGCTCTTTTATAAATAAACTCATTATCATTCCGGTGGTTTTCTTGCTCAATATTTATCTACCCGTTGTTATTACAGTTGTCCTTATGGCGGGTGGTATATACCTCGCTTATGAGGGAGCGGAAAAAATCATTTCTTATCTCTTTCATCGCAAATCAGACATAAATAGTACAACTACAAACAACATGAATGATGAGATTTCGGAAAAAAAGAAAATCTCCGATGCTATTAAAACTGATTTTATTCTGTCTATTGAAATTGTCATCATCGCACTCAGTACGGTGTTAGACAAAGAACTTTGGCTTCGAATTTCTACAGTTTCAATCATAGCAATCATTGCCACTATTGGGGTATATGGGATTGTAGCCCTGATTGTGCGATTAGACGACATAGGATATAGGTTCATAAAGAAATCAAAAGGTAAAGGATTTTTAAGAATCATTGGAAGGATATTAGTCAGCTCTTTGCCCATCATCATTAGAGCCATGTCTGTCATTGGTACTATTGCCTTGTTATTGGTAGCGGGAGGACTTTTTTTACACAACATCCCACTCTTGCATCATTGGTTTGAAAATATACCCGAATTATTTACTTCTTTATTTTTGGGGCTAATTGCAGGAATATTAACATTCTTGGCACTTTGGTTATTTAAGAAAATTATCCCAAACAAGACTAAACAAGCAGTTGCAAAATCTTAAGGCTTTGTTAAAACTTAACTATACTAAGGGTGAATCAGATTAATTGTATCCCAAAATCCAATATATATCCTCTCGGTAAATGAGAAGAAAAGCAGACGTTTTTCGCTCAAGATTCTCTATTGTAAATTCTAAAACTTGGCACAATAGTTATTTTAGAATAGAAAAATCACTTCGTTGCACTATCACAATCAGCACATTACAAGACGCAAATAAAAATTAAAACAAAAATATCAACCTATTTAAAAGATTTTAGATTTGCTGCCCTAAAACACAATAGAACACTTATGGCAAGCACTAAATTGCAAAAAGAAGTGGATGCTTTTATGAAGAAAGTAGAAGCAAAAAACGGACACGAAACAGAATTCATTCAGGCTGTACGTGAAGTGGCTGAAACTGTGATTCCGTACATCATTACACACCCAATTTATCAAACCAAAAACATTCTTGAAAGAATCGTAGAGCCGGAAAGAACCATAATTTTCAGAGTGCCATGGATGGACGACAAAGGAAACTATCAAGTAAACAGAGGATTTCGTATTGAATTTAACTCAGCCTTAGGTCCCTATAAAGGCGGATTAAGGTTTCATCCTTCAGTCAACCTTTCTATACTTAAATTCTTGGGTTTTGAACAAATTTTCAAAAACTCCCTCACTTCATTGCCTTTGGGTGGCGGTAAAGGCGGAGCTGATTTTGACCCTACGGGAAAATCGGATAACGAGATTATGCGTTTTTGCCAATCATTTATGACAGAACTTGCCCGCCATATCGGACCTAATATTGACGTACCTGCCGGGGACATCGGTGTTGGAGGACGTGAAATAGGTTATTTATTTGGTCAATATAAACGCATTCGCAATGAGTTTTCCGGAGTTCTAACCGGCAAAGGTTTAAGCTATGGCGGCTCGCTCATTCGCCCTGAAGCAACGGGATACGGAATTGTATATTTTACAGAAGAAATGCTCAAAACAATAGGTCAAAATATTAAAGGTAAATCTGTTGTGATTTCAGGTTTTGGAAATGTTGCGTGGGGTGTTGCACTGAAAGTGAACGAATTGGGCGGAAAACCCATTGCCATCTCAGGTCCTGACGGCTATATTTATGATGCAGATGGAATATCGGGCAACAAGATTGAATTTATGTTAGAGATGAGAATGAGTGGTAGAAACAGTGTTGAGATGTACCTGAATAAATTTCCTAAAGCAAAATTTGTGAAAGGAAAACGCCCTTGGGAAGTCAAATGCGACATTGCCATCCCTTGTGCTACACAAAATGAATTAGACGCATATGATGCAGCTAATTTGATAAAAAACGGCTGTATTTGTGTTACCGAAGGTGCTAATATGCCTTGCACTCCCGAAGCTGTTGAGCTGATTCAAAAAGCAAACATATTGTTTTCTCCCGGCAAAGCATCCAATGCCGGAGGAGTAGCAACATCCGGCTTAGAAATGACCCAAAACTCAATGAGAATTTCATGGTCTGCTGAAGAGGTTGACCACAAATTACAAAATATCATGAAACTAATTCATGAATCCTGTGTGAAATATGGCAAAGATGGGAAGCATATCAACTATGTCAAAGGAGCCAATATAGCAGGGTTTGTGAAAGTAGCAGACGCCATGATTGAACAGGGTTTGGTTTAATACAACCTTTGTGATTCTTCGTCCTCACTTAATACCAATCAATTAAAAGTAAGGTATTTAATTGAACAATAGTTTTACCATCCGACTGTTGATTAATATCGGATAAAAAGAGTGGCAACTGACTCAAAAGCCATTTGGAGATAACTATCTTTGTTAGCCCCTTTTACCCCTTTTCCGATATGCCTAAATTTTCTCATTTACACGTACACACTCAATACTCTTTGCTTGATGGTGCCGCCAAAATTAAAGATCTTTATAAAAAAGCGATGGCTGACAATATGCCGGCTATTGCCATCACTGACCACGGCAATATGTTTGGAGTGTTTGAATTTGTGGCAGAAGCATGGAAACACAAAGACGCAAACGGCAAACCCATTGTAAAGCCTATCATAGGCTGCGAATTTTATTTAGTAGAGGACAGACATAGAAAAACTTTTACCAAAGAAGATAGAGACCAACGTTGTCATCAACTCATGTTGGCGAAGAACGAAATCGGATACCGTAATCTGACCAAACTCTGCTCTTTGGGATATATTGAAGGTTATTACAGCAAATATCCTCGAATTGATAAAGAATTAGTAGAAAAGTATCACGAAGGTTTGATTGCTACAAGTTGTTGTTTGGCTGCCGAAATCCCCCGCACTATTCTTAGAAAGGGAGAAGAAGAAGCCGAAAAAGTATTGAAATGGTGGTTGAATCTATTTGGCGAAGATTTTTATATAGAACTGCAAAGACATAACATCCCCGACCAGATTAAGGTTAATGAAGTATTATTAAAATTTGCCACTAAATACAATCTCAAAGTCATAGCTTCCAATGATAGTCATTACACCGAACGCGAAGACGCCAGCGCACATGACATCCTGCTGTGCATCAACACGGGTTCCAAAGTAAACGACCCTAAAGCCAGCGATTTTGCCGAAGACGGAGTGAGCAAATCCGGTCGTTTTGCCTTTGCAAACGATGAGTTTTATTTCAAGAAACAGGACGAAATGAACGCTCTGTTTCAAGATATACCCCAAGCGATTGATTACACCAACGAAATAGTAGATAAGGTAGAAGCACTAAATCTCCACAAAGACATTCTTCTGCCTGACTTCCCGATTCCAACAGAGTACAACATCCATACTAATGAGGAAACACACAACCAAAAAGCGATTAGCGCAAGTGCACTCAATCAGTGGGAATACCTCAAACACCTGACTTATGAAGGCGCGCAAAAACGCTATGGCTCCTTGGAAGACAAGGTCAAAGAACGCATAGATTTTGAATTACACACCATTAAGACCATGGGATTCGCAGGCTACTTTCTCATTGTATCGGACTTCATTGTGTGGGGCAAAAATAACGGGGTTTATATAGGACCCGGCAGAGGTTCGGCAGCCGGTAGTGCGGTTGCATACTGCATTGGAATTACCAATATTGACCCCATTAAATACGAACTGCTTTTTGAGCGTTTCTTAAATCCTGAGCGAGCCAGCATGCCCGATATTGATACTGACTTTGATGATGAAGGCAGGGAGCGTGTGCTACAATATGTATCTGAAAAATACGGTAAAAACCAAGTTGCCAATATCATAACCTATGGCACAATGGCTGCCAAAACCAGCATACGCGACACCGCAAGGGTTATGGATTTGGACTTAAAAGAATCTGACTATTTAGCAAAACTCATCCCCGACAGACCGGTAGGCTTGAAATTTGATGACCTTTATGAAAGACCGCTCACAGGCGCAAACAACCCCGAAAGCCTTGAAGCCAAAGGAGTCAGCATAGAGGATATACAAAAAATCAAAG includes:
- the cas2 gene encoding CRISPR-associated endonuclease Cas2: MATQDRFNAYRIMWVLVFFDLPTETKQDRKRYSEFRKKLIEDGFTMFQFSIYLRHCPSRENADVHILRTKKHLPESGHVGILCITDKQFGDIEIYYGKKPSDNQHKIVQQLQMF
- a CDS encoding MFS transporter produces the protein MNTENKKTFFTTIKSMNKNFWVASMMELMERWAWYGIFTLFGLYLVGSTDEGALGLNHIEKGKIMGDITAILYLLPVFFGVIADRIGYKLSLTIAYIIMIAGYYLMGEVNTFWMMYMAFLFVALGAAFFKPVASAIVARNTDDSTGTLGFGIFYMMVNVGGFVGPVMSSTLRTEFGWKIIFLQAACVITLNLLILLLFYKEKKEVNEKPKESLGAALLGSLSNIISALKDVRLSLLLLLMVCFWTMFNQLFYTLPNFIEDWVDSRVLSDWINNNIPFLGTAMTQNGLIKAEWFTQIDSFMIICLQVIVSYFVTKMKHISAVIRGAVIATIGVGLTFYTNNPYYTIIGTAIFAIGEMMSSPTVSSFIALITPKGKEGLYQGTYFLPVALGNYFSGLIAGDLYQAWSDKLSLLKKEMLHRGIDMPEVVSNNEFIEKGAHALQMSITDFENKFHLKAQDVDWATSIQSFKNYAINKGIDISSVHTPFSKNDYFALAEQKLNMQHWDMAEMLWNNYNPNKIWWVVVGIGIFSVLTLSWYNKRIIKRAVKQESL
- a CDS encoding DUF808 domain-containing protein: MASGIFALLDDIGALMDDVATSAKIATQKTAGILGDDLAVNAEKSTGFVSSRELPVLWEITKGSFINKLIIIPVVFLLNIYLPVVITVVLMAGGIYLAYEGAEKIISYLFHRKSDINSTTTNNMNDEISEKKKISDAIKTDFILSIEIVIIALSTVLDKELWLRISTVSIIAIIATIGVYGIVALIVRLDDIGYRFIKKSKGKGFLRIIGRILVSSLPIIIRAMSVIGTIALLLVAGGLFLHNIPLLHHWFENIPELFTSLFLGLIAGILTFLALWLFKKIIPNKTKQAVAKS
- the gdhA gene encoding NADP-specific glutamate dehydrogenase, which produces MASTKLQKEVDAFMKKVEAKNGHETEFIQAVREVAETVIPYIITHPIYQTKNILERIVEPERTIIFRVPWMDDKGNYQVNRGFRIEFNSALGPYKGGLRFHPSVNLSILKFLGFEQIFKNSLTSLPLGGGKGGADFDPTGKSDNEIMRFCQSFMTELARHIGPNIDVPAGDIGVGGREIGYLFGQYKRIRNEFSGVLTGKGLSYGGSLIRPEATGYGIVYFTEEMLKTIGQNIKGKSVVISGFGNVAWGVALKVNELGGKPIAISGPDGYIYDADGISGNKIEFMLEMRMSGRNSVEMYLNKFPKAKFVKGKRPWEVKCDIAIPCATQNELDAYDAANLIKNGCICVTEGANMPCTPEAVELIQKANILFSPGKASNAGGVATSGLEMTQNSMRISWSAEEVDHKLQNIMKLIHESCVKYGKDGKHINYVKGANIAGFVKVADAMIEQGLV